The Juglans regia cultivar Chandler chromosome 6, Walnut 2.0, whole genome shotgun sequence genome contains the following window.
GGTGGAGCATTGGGTGGCTCATGGTTGGCCTCACAATTGCTGGGCACGACGATTTAGAGTGGTTGGGAGGTTGAGTTCATTGAAACAATGGCGACAGTGGCTTGGTGGTTTACGATGGAAGAACAGGGGGCTATTGGCTTTACAGTTTGGTGGTTGGGCGACTGTCGGTTGCTCATCTGTGGGTTCaatgactcactaaaaaatgagtagcGCAAAGGCTGTCACAAGTGCAGAAGGATGTTGCGTAATTGTTGTAATAAATTCCTAGATAGTCTCCTCACAGAAAGTTACttaaaaacaaactcatttaaaatggtgaaaatatgcacaaagagaaaataaaagtggtggtatgtgcaatgacTGGAAGAGTGCAATGAGAATGAAAATGGCACTAGTcgtggactagattcatatttttatatttttttgagtgtcgaaatgaaatgttagagactaacaaattgaaagtaACAATCAATGAACCaactaagctaaacaatctcaattaatcaaaaaattaattaataaaatcgaaattaattaagtcctaattaacctAATATGCAATAGAACTAAAAGATTAACAAAACGTTTTTTTGACCAGTAAGTCTAAAAGATTAACAAAACTAAACTAAGAACTAagctagattagaaaataattaatgcaatatgagctaaaaattgaaaagctccaaaatcaaaattctagggttcatcTTTGTATTTGAATCatatattctcaaaatcaatctatTACAATTGTAATGTATATTTAATGGAAGAttaaagaagcaagaaaaataactaaaatcaagtaaataaacaacaaataaaatgcccaaaggTCTAAACCAAATATCTTAAAAACACATCATAAACTTTAAgctaaaattaaatgaatagtagagagtggaaagaacaaaccaaatgaatggagatggaggtggtaggcagTGGAGGAGGCTAGGTAGTGGCAGTTGGACCCTTCAAGGTTCTTCAACGTGCGGTGCTCTCTATTTGTGTTGCATCCAAAaataacaagaagaaaaaaatatgctaGGTCCCCAGTGCTTTTTTGCATCTTCAAACCAAAGTGTAAAGCCCCAACGCCTTCTATTCATTCAAAAccgaaaaactttttttttctttttttttttatcatgtggtgtgtgtgtgtttctttctttttccttttggtgTGTGTTGCCCAGCATGCGTTTCGAGAGAGAACCAAAAGAGCTATGCCTTGCTCCCGTCCAAACACCAAGAGAAAGTTGGTGccttttttacttttctctTTTGGTACCTCTTTGACTTTTCTCATGCTTTTGTATTTCTTTGcttgcaaagaaaaataaataagtaaaaatagaaatcagaaaaaataaaataaaataaaaagaaagaatagaatattaaaaatgtgttgtgcatgtgaagaaatattacccaattaaatctcaaattataaaattaagcattaactatgctataaatcaatttaaattacaacttGAATTTTtgcatcttaaccattttttaatctaaaaccaatgataatgtaatgaaataatttaaatatatgggTTCTAggtgtataaaatatgcaataattcagctcaattaTTCACAAGGCAAGTTGAACTCAATCACTTCATGGAAATAGATCCTTATATAAAGAGAAGATCTCAACAAATCTATGAGGGCTTTTGATGCACAGACTCCATGCCCAATGGCTCCCAAGGATATTCTTTTAAGGGaggcatcatcttcaacctccagaaACTCTAAATTCTACCATTGTACTGTGAAATATATGAGGcgatgagagattgtaaaattacccACCATAGTGGATTGCCCCCCCAACAACGCATGGATGTAGGCTTTTATGCCGAACTATGTAAATCTttgtgtctctctttatttatttttatttgcttatttactattcattttaTGGGATGAAGAGCACCTAATCTACTCCCGATTTATTGTCGTGGGCCggggataatttttttcttcatttcgtTCTATTGTGCAAATTTACGCATTAACAACAGGCAAATAACTCATTTTCATTGCCCATATCAATTTACCCAATGCAGTAACACCaacatgttatatttgtttggaaacaaattaaaaaagtaatttttgagTTAGAAATGACGATTActtgaattttgaaagattaTGTCCATATCGTTGAAaatgtgaaagttgtaattatcttaaatttGCATGGGTATTTTCCATTAgcagtctttttaaaattcgaattacgTATTGCACTATTCGGAAAAGcacgtttgaggaaaaatattattttttagctcatttgaaattaaaaatactttaatatacaataaccaaacaaactaatttttttattaaagaacttttaaaattatttaagcgAACTATATTACTCGAAGCCAACCAATGGTTTCGCAAGAGCGCTACGAAGAGGTGGGAGGGTGGGTATTTCTgctcatttttttcattcttttcttatgAATGAAAACCATTGAACGTGCGTACGTGGGTTTCCGGCGTCTGCTGGGTTGCTGTAGGGATGTAAGGAGCAGCTTGTGGGACCGTCGTTCTGGCCCAGAACTTCTGGGCCATTGGTAGAATGGCGGGTTGTGGAGGGAGAGCAGAGAGTGAGGTAAACGAGAGAGAAAACACGTAGAGAGAAGTGTGGTCAAAGAACGGAAGAAAGGAGAAGGAATGGGGATTACGGTTTCAGGTCTAACTGAAACCGGGACCAAACTAACTGATGTCGGTTTCGGCCTCATTGGACTGCTGACCATCCGGTTCCAGCTGCATCAATCAACCGTCCAGTTTTATCTGTTACTGATCATTCCTAATTCAAAGTTCTGCAAATTCATGTCTTACGAAGATCTTCAAATTCCAACATTCACAAATACATCAATAATAGTACTCAATAGATGGCGAGCACAATTTATATTTCCAACTACGTGAGGAACAGGAACGGGTACTCTATAGAGAAGGAACAAATTGGTGAATAAATAGGCAAAGAGAAGCAGTAACTAATAACAAATCACAACATCGAAACCAGTCAGCTTCACAGTAATTCTATAGTACTCTTGGAagacataaataattatagtactctgaatctgtttttttttatgaaatgatcAAGAATCTTGTTGATGTGCCCCACGAAAGGATCCATGCATAACAATATCATAATCATGAAGTGTCTTGTTGCTCAAGCACATTCCTCCATCCATTAACTAAAACTAGGCTCTCTCTGTAACTAACCAGCTCAAACATTTCCGAGCCGTCGTCATCTATTGGAAGATTCTTCAGTTCTCGTGTTCTTGGATCAAACAATACCAAGCATTCTTTATCTGGATCACAATGGTGGCCGCTAAGTACAATCAAACCGTCGTCCCGAAATTGTAAAGGAAGACTGGGTAATTCAATCGTAAATAGTTTTGTCCAAGAATTACTTTCCACAGTGGACTCGTTCATCACCCATATATCATACTCCAATATTCCAGCATTGTATGCAGGAACAATCACAGCTACAGAGTCATTGATAATGGCAATGTGTTGAACAAAAGATCTTGTATCATCAGGCAACATTATCTCCCGGAACATCTCATTGCTCATATCAAAGGTAAGCAATAAACGATGTCCGCTGTCGCTACGTTCAGGACAAATCAACCAATAATAGAATCCATTTAAGTATGAAGGAAAATGAGGCCATTTCATAAAATAGGCTGAGTTGAGGGATGCATCAATCACTCTCCAAGAATCAGTGGAAAGGTTGTATACCTCAACTTGGTAATGCCGCAGAGAATCGAAGTACATGATTTTAACCACCTTGAAGTCATTGATATTGAGATCAATACCAAAGCCGAAATCGATACACGTGGGGCAAAAACGAGGCGGGCGAGGAACAAACGGAAGCCTCTTTGATTCTCTGGTTGCAGGATTCCAAAGCACTATCTCCCAAGCCCTGTCTGGATCAGGAGCACCATAGAAACGCTCTGGAGCAATACCAACAAGACAAACTATTCCATTGCAGGAACCGAAGAAAAATACCGGGTTAATATCTTTTGAGAACAATTGTGGGACGAGATTGACGTCGCCGGAAAACTCTAGGGTGTCGTTAGAGTGCATGGAGAAACGTGGAGTAGTTGTTGCTCGGCAACGCTCAAGGATGACTCGACGGTAGTCATTGCGATTGTGATCAGAAATGGCGAAAGTGTGGTGCTTTATGATGAAATGAGGGTTTCTGATGAGAGCATACCAGGCTTTACTCACAGACTTAAATCGCATCAACGATTTTACAGGCAGCCTCGACAGAATTTCAGTCACCAAGTCTTCTGGGAGATAGAGATGAGGGCTCAACATTCTTAATTTCACGACCGGTTGAGAGTACAAAAAGGTATTACTTATAgtgaatttgaatttaattaagaatttcTGTAAAGACGCTTTTCTGAAATGTTTTACCTTAGACATTAAGCAATATTCAGGATGCGATTCATTTGTTAAAGCTTTGATTGTAAGATTTAGCCCCACAGCTTTTGACGATGCCATGGAAGGCTAGACAAGGCTTAAACAAACGTTGTCGCTGCCTATAAAGCCCAATTTGACTCTTTCCAATAGGTTGCTTCTTGAGTGGCTTGAAAGACGAAATCAGTTTGTTGTCCATTAGGATGCTGAATCCTATTAATCTTAGTGAAGCCTTTGGCTTGGCCAAAATTCATGAAGAATGCGCGCCTCTTGAGCTCAAGAAAAGCTTCAAGAGTAGGGGGTATGGGAGAGATACTCAGTCTTATGGGTCTGATGAAAGATTTGTGGAAAGCAATGTTGATAGAAGAATTTCATCTGTTCAGATGGATGAGAAATTAAAGAAAGGACTTTCTTATCACtgtgaaaaaaaatggagtCCCAGCCATGTATAGAAATATTCAAAAGTTTATTCGTTGCATGTAGAGGACAGTGGGGGACCAGGAAATTGAGTTAGAAGAGGAGTTAGTAAAGGGAAATTCAGAGGAAACATTGGAGAATAACCTGAAAATCTCGATCCATGCAATTTGGCTTTGCTTCTTTCTTGTCATCTAGGATTGGGAGCAAGTTATTATTTGGCTCATGTTCATTACcatatttttaagttgtgtttACCATGATGTGTGCCATGTCTTGTGTTTGATGATGATAACTTTTCTAATCCCATACTAGACATCTAGTTTTCTATATTTCAAGCAATTGTTAGCTCTGCTTCCCTCTCCTTCTTCACCGGTATGCCGTCTCCTTTTCAtttgttcctttttctttttctagcttGGTTTGAGAATTTGGTTCTTGCAATTTACTCCTGTGCGTATGTGTTGTTCTGCTTGATGCCTTGCCTTGACTGAGATCTGAACGAAGCTAACACGTAcgctcaagaaaaaaattagaaaaaacaaaagcaaataaaaaattagacaaattaaaaaatgcCCAACTCAAAGTGGGATTAAATTTTGAACAAGTAAAAGGCAAAAAGTGACATTTTATtcgactaaattttaaaatctttaaacaaATGTGAATGGTGAATACTTTGATTGCTGTCTGCATCATTGATGGTCGATCGAGCTCGAGGTACCGTAATTTCAAGGAAAGATCGCCTCGCAATTTTTTGATAGGAAAAAGCTACTTTATCCATTAAGTTAATCGCTCAGTTTccttttcttaatagttaagaatgagattttaaatatattgatatattttttttattttttaaaataatttaaatatatttaaaaattttgaaaaaaaaaagaggaaaaaaaaataaaaactgggGCATAATAGCCTGGCTCTTTTTTGATATTGAATCCTCCTCATCATCccctataaaatatcttttgcCTTCGAattcatttctctctcctccctttctCTCAACCCTCGCCTGTCCTTTCTCTCACCGTCAAAACGATTATTCTCCAAACAATTAGACCAGCTAAAAGCATCTAGCATCAGACTGACGTTCCTTCCAACCATGGGAAAGACGTGAAAATCAACTTCGTCATAATCCATATGTTATTTCATCTTTAATAATGCCGGACCGGGTAGCTAAAGTTCCAAGCAGAGGTTGGAGGCGCAATAGGGTGGTATTATGTTTCTATAATAGTAGTACTTGTCCACTTTGTAGGAAACAGAAGGGGAATGACTCGTCAATTGTTTGGGACCAGTGTAAAAAAATTCAGGATTGTCCCCTAGATGATCCTAAGGCTAAGTGTAACTATTGTGGCAAGATTTATGCTTGGCACTCAAAGAGGAACGAGACTTCAACTATACAAAACCACCTATTTGCATGTCcaaaaaatcctcataaacgtGAGCCTCTAGATAGATACCAAAAAATAATGACAGGTGAGGCAACACCCGAAGAGGGGATTGGAGAGAGTGATAGTAGCGTGGTAAGGAATCTTGTAACTCACAAATATAGTGAAAAGGTCGTGAGGTTGGCCATTGCAGAGATGGTAATTATTGAtgaattgtcatttaaaattgttgaaggACAATGATTTAAGAAGATGGTTTGGTTGCTTGAACAAAAATTTAAAGTGTCATGTTGTGTCACAGTTGTAAGAGACTGTATGAAATTGTTTACATCTGAAAAGTCCAagtttaaaaagttgtttaaagaTGGGGGGATGAGAGCTTTATTTACTACCAATACATGGACGTTGGTACAAAATCTGAATTATATGTGCCTAACTTCCCATTtcattgatgatgattggaagttgaaaaaaaaatcattaatttttgtttaatgccTAATCATCGAGGGGATACAATTGAGAAATATATTGAATCGTCTCTCCTTGATTAGgcattgataagatatttactGTGACTGTTGATAATGCTAGCTTAAATGATACTGCAATTTCCTACTTGAAGCATTTTTTGACGAGGAATGTGTTGGGTGGGAAGTATATGTACCTGAGATGTTGTACtcatattttaaatcttttcGTGAATGAGGGTTTAAAAGAGTGTAATGACGCCATCACAATGGTTAGAAATGTGGTTAGATATGTGCGCTCCTCCCCTGCtagattagacaagtttaagaaatgtgcaaaaaaagaaaaattgattgtaagCAAATGTTGTGTCTTGATGTGCAAATCTGTTGGAATTTAACTTActtgatgttggatgtggctggaaaatttgagaaggcTTTTAGGCGGATGGATAGTGAGGATTACAATCATCTATCTTACTTTAATGAGGGACACATGGGACCTCCTAGAGCTAATAAGTGGGAGATAGTGCgggtttttgtgaaatttttgaagatgttCTATGATGCCACCTGTCAATTTTCTGGATCCCTTCATGTCACAGCAAATACACGTTTTGTAGAGATTTGTATGCTCCAAAAAGAGTTGGTTAGACTGAGTGAGAGTGCCAATAGTTGTTTGATAAATATGACCATAAGCATcagaatgaaatattataagTATTGGGGTTCATTGGATAAGATGAACTTCTTGTTGTTGATTGCTGTTGTGCTTGATCCTTGAAGTAAGTTAGGGCTTCTCACCCGTAACTTGAGAAAAATTTATGATGAGACTCAGGTTGAGGGGTTTGTGTTAGTTGCTTGCTTATTGCTTAAAACAATTTGTGTTGGTTtgtaatatttgtattaaacatCTACTCATCTAGTGGACATTTTTATTGATTACTTAGTAGTTAGTAATTAatagttattaacttattagaGTATTAGTTAATAGATAGATAGtatgaaatagataaatagatAGTATTAATAGAAATGATAATAGGCGGTAAAACCGGCCATATTCATGATAACAGATAGAGCAGGCGGtataaccgaccatatgcatgaggAAGTAGATAATATAGGAAagatatatgaaataaacttcttcattaaaaacataatacttacaaggagacTAATTCTCAAAGGACTTGAAGGTTGAAGACATTAGGAAAGAAGATTGGGAGATGAAGTGGGAAGGACGGACTGGAACAGAGAGGTTTGAGCGAGAGAGGAAGGGATTTCAGATCAGGAATTCTGAATGCCCTTCTTTCCTCGTGAACCCCTTTATATAGGCACTCAAACAGTAAGTCTAATAATACATGAACAGTACCagccgacactaaaaacaagaacagtatcagccgacactaaaaacaaacatAGTACAAGACATGTAAACTTATATGTATAAAAACATTTGTTGTTTTGCTGGACAATAATTTATCATGAATAATAATCTTTTGGGAAGATAATATTTCTAACAACTTCCGTCTGTCTTGCTGACTAAtcgaaaaataataatcttttggaGTCACATATTCTGAGGATCATAATTTGCTAATTCAAGTTCAAACGGGTCTTGAGAATCAATCAGACGTACTGGATGATAAGGTGAGTAATCTTGAGAGGGAGAGGCGGCTTGGTTACTCTGTGAGGCCTGTTGAGAAGGAAAGGCCTGATGAGCTAGTGATAATGCGGGTTGCTGTAGTGGAGATAATCTGGCTTGGTGTTGTGCTTCTTTTTCATCGTCACTGTTTGATACTTGTGACATTGCTttggctaattttttcaaatccttcttGTTGGTAATGGATGCTAATTGTGTTTGAAATCTGCTTTGTTGGACTAGGACTTCTGGCGTTTTgataacttttgaaaacatttttaacatatgatcataattgtatttttcccaCCATTTGACGAAAACTTGGCGGGCTAAAAACATGATGATTTTGAGAGAGGGATAAGGTTTGATAACATATTTccatttcataatccaatttaattttattttgagaaagaagagcaGAAGTAGTGAACAATGGTTTAATGCTGGTGGATTGTCATTTTGTGAAATGAAATTTAGGAGACTTTCTTGAaggggaagaggaaggagaagaggtttAGGTCCGTAATATTCCCACCATAGTGAGAACCATTTGGGGAGTGTggtgatttcttgtaatttgtcaaaatgaaggaaccaTGAATGacgcaaatttttattttgttttagaaacatTTTTGTCCATGCTTGCTGGTAATCATGGTAATCATAATAAGGaggatcataagggtgagagaactttcttgttaaatagggattttttctccattgttgcaaagtgagaacctgtttaatggtgactttatgaaaaacaataattgGGGATGTAGGTGGAGAAAGTTGAGTTTGTAGAGAACAACGAAtttcagagagaataattgagtaggtatctactaatatgaattcataaaaatgctgagttttcttaatattttgtggaaCATAACGCCGGTCTGGTAAAAGGAAGGCATCAAGTAATTTCTGGGGGTCAGACAGGTGTTGAATTTTAGATTCAATAGGAAAGACTGGgtgccaatgagatttgatgataATAGGAGATGAAGAAGGTTGAGATAATAATGGaggattaataatttgggaaggagaagagaagagggagaaacaGTTTTAGAATAGGTCGGTAATTTTGGAGAAGCTAATGgtaaaaatgaattataagaGGGTCTAATGTTTTGCTGTAATAACCCCAATACCGTATATGGTCTTAGAGTTTCAGAGGGACAAATTGAAGGAtaaggaggagatggtggccgCGCGTATGAGGATTTAGACTTTACTTTAGACTTTGAAGATGACATGATTTTCCCTGTAAGAATTTTCgggatagaaaatcaggaagagaattagattctcccTTAATATGttcaacatgaaaataaaaaatacttaacataGCTTGTCATCTGGCAAATATTTGCTTAGAAGCcaggtttttaacatctttagtCAAAACTTCCTtggctgatttacaatctattctaagtaaaagcttttgattcaacaaatcattttgaaatttagaaatacataatacgatagctagaatttcttttttaatagtactataattcttttgggcaggATTATAACATCCTGAATGGAATCGAACAATCTCTTCcaaatcagttgataatttttgtttcataattcctccatatCCAAGATCAGAGGTATTTGTTTCAACGATTTTAAAGGTATGTGGAGATGAAATTCCTAagcatggtaatttcttaacatgagccttaatttgttttataatattagtatgtttGTCTGTCCAAGGAGGTgggttcttttttaattttttaaataatggtttacaTAATGGCCTGAGAGATTGATAGAAGtctgcaacataattgagacttcctaaaaatctttgtaattgattcttattttttatttcatctggaaatttatcagcaaattctATAGCTCTgctaattggtgtaatagttccTTGATAAATCTCATGTCCAAGGAATCtaattttatcttgaaataattttattttaggtgatgaaactactaatccattttgtttgatgatttgaatgaaagtatttaaatgtttccaatgttattcaatagatgaagaaaatattaatacatcatctatataaactatcgaaaaatgagtaaaaatggtaaatatttcattcataatagttTGGAATTTACTAGgagcattttttaatccaaaggGCATAACGTTCCATTCAAAATGTCCAAAAGGAACTGtaaatgttgttttatattgatctttttcaacaatttgaatttgccaaaatccacttttcaaatcaaattttgaaaatactgtagCATTATAaagttgagataataatttttttttattgggaattgggtatctaatccattgtaatactttatttagaggtttataattgatgactaggCGAGGAACTCCCCTTTCTAATTCTGCctgttttttaacataaaaagaaGTACAACTCCATggtgatttactttttcttattaatcattttgatcttaaatccttaatttcttttttacagtattctaataattcattattcatttggatAGGTCTAGCCTtggttggaatatttttctcaaaaaaatctttttcataGGGTAATTTAACTATATGCTGTTTTCTGTTCCAGAAAGTATTAGATAGGTTAGAGCATACTTCATTTtctattatagttttaaaattttcaattttttgggttaataacgggtcttttaattttaattcttgttttaaaaaacttatctgattttcttttgtactaattctattttttgttaaaaaattaatttttttggttaatgAGACTTCTTTTAAAGAGTTCATTTCTTTTGATTGAACTTGATAGCTTCAAAAGGGGGGTATTACTCATAAatagtttgattattttctcctttaattCATTGGTTAGTAGTCCTGTTTATGGTAGATAATCGATTGGATTTATATATctcaaaccatgtaaagaaatgtatattagtctctattttctctaaatcctcataatatttttccttactataatctctttctaattttgtaaaagttgagaaaaatattattcttttgtgactattttcctctttcatataatcttgtttgagatattctttgttaattttaaagcCTTCTCAGTTCAGGGTATATATTTGGGCATAatctccaactacttgtgaGTACGTTGGGGAAGAAGGTTCAGGTTCTTTTTCAAGATTATGAAAGGTGGATGCTTTATCACGATGGCTAACAGTATATACtggtgtatcaataatatttccaGGAATAATTCTCTGAATCTGTGTGTCAAGATTCTGGGATCTagtatcaaaattttgagatttattctgAGAGATTGATGTAAATGCAGATCTGGGTGTCTGATAACTAGAGGGTGctggagaagaataatgtgaaaatgatcttctaaaaggttgaaaagcTATTTGGACTGTTTCGTCTGCTTTTTgatctatatattcaagattgtctttagaattattttctatcttaggtAATGAGATAATATTCTCTAATTGCCATTCATTTGGAAGTGTAATTTGGttccaattgatttgtttaggaatttgtatactagagttttgtgtactaaattgtaataataatgtatatccttttggactgataataagagcttgtggttctaatgttgttttcattaatttatagtgGATCCTATAAACTACTGTTAAAGGATGTGGTCCTTTCATCATATGATAaccatttgttttaatatttaatattaaagaatgtATGATATTGGTATCAAATAATGAAAGGGAATAATtgggataacaattaaaataaactggTCCTTCAAACAGAATTGATTCTACCATTCAAAGtaaagaatcatgaaaattataataccTTCCTTCTCTTAAACACAGTAATACTGAGGTGTTTAATCCACTTCTAGTAAGTGGTTTTATTGCCACTTgtactaatccaatatgtatgaaagagtatttctgttctttgtgaCGAGTAATTGCTTCATTTGTTAATAGGTGTaacgattcataatcattatttaaactaatagttttttctactgttttaattgtgtaatttgtaagaaatgataGTTTAGAAAAAGTAGactgtttgtatatttgatgTTTTGGAATATTAGGAATTGTCCAGtcttgtaaatttctttctatatctattatactgtAATCTTCTTGATTGATGTTATTAGGTTCTGTGGGAATAATATTAGTGGGTTCCTTaggtttgaataaaaaattcattgaaacatgtttttaagtaaagatttctTATATCCAAAGGGGAATAAGTAGATTAAGAACTTGAGGGAACACTACTGGGACCACCCTTAAAGCCTTCTGCATAAATGGGCTGACCATCGGTTTTTTATGGCTTACCAACACAAGCTTCTCaatatactcatttttctttagtCATGGGTTATCTTTGTAAAAATGGGCTGACcatcgtctttttttttttttttttataaagcaagAATCCTTAAATGATTTCTTTCACTTTTAAATTCGTTTCTTAAGAAGGTGTAGTCAGTTTCTAGATATTCTATTACTGCTTGtctactttgatatatatgatatttagtcATCATTAATGTATAATCTTGTCTAATCAATTGCTGTTGTCTTTtaagatcttttatgttatCCATTAAGATTTCTATTAGACTTACCATTTGAGTGTCTATATAAAGGGGTTCACGAGGAAAGAAGGGCATTCAGAATTCCTGATCTGAAATCCCTTCC
Protein-coding sequences here:
- the LOC108997724 gene encoding F-box/kelch-repeat protein At3g06240-like, which produces MLSPHLYLPEDLVTEILSRLPVKSLMRFKSVSKAWYALIRNPHFIIKHHTFAISDHNRNDYRRVILERCRATTTPRFSMHSNDTLEFSGDVNLVPQLFSKDINPVFFFGSCNGIVCLVGIAPERFYGAPDPDRAWEIVLWNPATRESKRLPFVPRPPRFCPTCIDFGFGIDLNINDFKVVKIMYFDSLRHYQVEVYNLSTDSWRVIDASLNSAYFMKWPHFPSYLNGFYYWLICPERSDSGHRLLLTFDMSNEMFREIMLPDDTRSFVQHIAIINDSVAVIVPAYNAGILEYDIWVMNESTVESNSWTKLFTIELPSLPLQFRDDGLIVLSGHHCDPDKECLVLFDPRTRELKNLPIDDDGSEMFELVSYRESLVLVNGWRNVLEQQDTS